In Bernardetia litoralis DSM 6794, the genomic window TAGTCAAACAGACTGGTTATTATTCGCCTACTATGCGAGGAATAGGTGCAAATGGAGGCAGCTATGTTGTACAAGAAGATGATTATTTTGTATTAAATAATGAAGGAAATGTAATTGATGTAGAGGAAAATAGAGAAACAATAATGAGTCTTTTTGGGGCAAAAAAAGATGTGATGGAGCTTTATTTAATAGACCACAACAACAAATTACGCAATAGAGAAGATTTATTGAAACTAATTCGTTATTACAATGAAGTCTATAAATAAGAACAAAGCATGTTCATAGAAATAAAATTGTGTATTCAGTTTAGCTACGCTGAGGGTTAAAGTCGTTCTGAGGAAATGAACACACAAAAACAGATGCAGTTTTTTTTATAAACATGCCCTGTAAATAAGAATAATGAACAAGAAAATTATGCTGTTTATATGAAACAGTGTCATAAATCCCAAGTTCATGTTAAAATAACTCATCACCAGCCAAATACTCATCATCTTCTACATTAAAATTGGTTTCTTCTGGAAGTGGATAAGCTGCTGAAAATCCTTTTTGGTCTTGAATATGTTTACAAATTCGTTCTACTTCTGGTGTATCTATAAAGGCACATTGCAAACGCAAAATATCCGAACCATTCGAAAGTAACATATCCCCTTGTCCTACAAGCTGCTCTGCTCCTCCTGTATCCAAAATAATCCTAGAATCAATTTTTGAAGTAACACGAAATGCCATACGAGCAGGAAAATTGGCTTTAATAATACCTGTAACCACATTTACAGATGGACGCTGTGTAGCCACAACCAAATGAATACCAATCGCACGAGCCATTTGAGCTAATCTTGCAATTGGTTTTTCGGCTGCTTTTCCTGCAATAATCATCAAATCGGCAAGCTCATCAATAACTAAAACAATATAAGGCAAGTAACGATGTTGTTCATTTAAAAGTTGATGCGTTTTAAATTTATGATTGTATTCTTTTATGTTTCTACAATCGCCATCTTTCAAAAGGTCATAACGACTATCCATTTCTCTACAAAGTGCTTCCAAAGTCTTGACAGCATCAACCGAATCTGTAACAATAGGTTCTGCATTTGGAAGATGTGCTAAATAATGTTTTTCTAGTTTTGAGAAAAGCGAAAACTCTACCTTTTTAGGGTCAATCATCACAAATTTGAGTTCGCTAGGGTGTTTTTTATAAATTAATGAAGTCAAGATTACATTTATACCTACTGACTTTCCTTGTCCAGTTGCTCCTCCAATAAGAAGGTGAGGCATTTTGGTAAGGTCAGCAATAAAAATTTGATTTGAAATATCTTTACCCAAAACCAAAGGCAATTCTTTTCTAGAATGCTTGAAAGATTCGTGTTCTAAAAGTGTTCTTAGTGGTACAATTTCTCTGTCTTTATTCGGAACTTCAATTCCGATAGTTCCTTTTCCTGGCATAGGTGCAATAATACGAATCCCTAAAGCTGAAAGATTAAGCGCAATATCATCTCCTAGATTTCGAATTTGTGCAATTTTTACCCCTGGTGCTGGTACGATTTCATACAGCGTAACAGTAGGCCCAACTTCTGCATGAATTCTTTTTATATCAATTTTGAAATTTTTGAGAGTTTGTTCAATTCTCAGCTTAGTTTCATTGAGTTCATCTTTATCAATTTGATGCTTTTTCACAACAGGATTATCCAACAAATCAGTTGGAGGAGAAGTATATTTTGGCAGCTCATCATTCGGATTATATACTGTAATTCCTGCATAAAGTGGCTTTCCATTTTCGTCTTCTACAAGCTCTTCTACATTTTCGCCATACAAATCTTTTACTCTACTGACAGAAGGAGGCATTGGCAAATCCAAATCTAGTTCGTCTTGTTTTTCTTCTTCTTCATTTATTTGATTTTGGATTGGTGTTTTTTGTTCCTTTTTTTCTGTATTTTGTATTGTATTTTCTGCCTTATTTTCCTCTGTAATTTCTTGTTTAGGTATTTTGGTAGAAGGAATATGAATTGCAAAAGGATTTTCTTCTTCTTGCTTTTCTTTGTTTTCCTCATTATTAGTTTCATCAATTCCAAAATCTCTAGCTGACGGAATAAAGAAACCATCTTTGTCTTGTTTTTGTTCTTCTTTTTTGCCGTCTTTTTTATTTTGTTTTGATTTATTAGCTGCTTCTTCTTTTGCTCTTTCTATTTCGCTTTTCAAATCATTATTTTGTACTTCTTCTTTCTCTATTTCTTTTCCAAGCTGCTCATTTTTGAGTTCTTTAGATGGAAGTTTTCTATTAAAATTATCTTTTATTTTGGTATTGCTCTCAAATGGATTTTGTTCTGTTTTTTCTTGTATATTCTCTTCTTTTTTAGATTCTGTTTGTTTTGTATCAGAATTATCTCCAAATAATTTTTCAAAGAAGTTTTGTTTTTTTTGTTGATTTGTATCTTTTTGCTCTTTTTTGTCATCTACAATGCTTACACTAGGAGAAGTTTGTGTTTGATTACTTTCTGTTTCATTTTCTTGAACAGAACTCTCAATTTGGTTTTTTTCTTTACTCGCCTCAATTTCTTTAAAAGAATCTATATTAGCTGAAGGAACAGGATTTTGTGGAGTTGTTTTTTGTTTTTCTGTCTTTTTTGTCGAGTCTTTTTTATCTGAAAAATTAGTATATAATTCGATATTCAAACGGTCTTTTCCAAAGAAATAACCAAAACTAATTAAGGCAACAATAATAAAAATAGGCGTAAAAATCTGTCCAAACAGTGCAGAAATAGCATAACCAATTCCACCACAAAGGAAAGCCCAAGCTGTTTGAGTTTCGG contains:
- a CDS encoding FtsK/SpoIIIE family DNA translocase, with the protein product MADNSFKKSIFDNQSSSSLEDESIDNGNTQDPTSSFSQKMKDTFLSSNQYSTNSNSLVNLVSALGIWVFVMLLAVSFVSFIYTGEVDQSLVLGFFSDTPTEDIPQNWLGMFGAVLSHFLIERWFGISAFLLLVIGATFGLVLVGKYTFNKWKELSISLFFVIFVMSAILGYLVYMTETQTAWAFLCGGIGYAISALFGQIFTPIFIIVALISFGYFFGKDRLNIELYTNFSDKKDSTKKTEKQKTTPQNPVPSANIDSFKEIEASKEKNQIESSVQENETESNQTQTSPSVSIVDDKKEQKDTNQQKKQNFFEKLFGDNSDTKQTESKKEENIQEKTEQNPFESNTKIKDNFNRKLPSKELKNEQLGKEIEKEEVQNNDLKSEIERAKEEAANKSKQNKKDGKKEEQKQDKDGFFIPSARDFGIDETNNEENKEKQEEENPFAIHIPSTKIPKQEITEENKAENTIQNTEKKEQKTPIQNQINEEEEKQDELDLDLPMPPSVSRVKDLYGENVEELVEDENGKPLYAGITVYNPNDELPKYTSPPTDLLDNPVVKKHQIDKDELNETKLRIEQTLKNFKIDIKRIHAEVGPTVTLYEIVPAPGVKIAQIRNLGDDIALNLSALGIRIIAPMPGKGTIGIEVPNKDREIVPLRTLLEHESFKHSRKELPLVLGKDISNQIFIADLTKMPHLLIGGATGQGKSVGINVILTSLIYKKHPSELKFVMIDPKKVEFSLFSKLEKHYLAHLPNAEPIVTDSVDAVKTLEALCREMDSRYDLLKDGDCRNIKEYNHKFKTHQLLNEQHRYLPYIVLVIDELADLMIIAGKAAEKPIARLAQMARAIGIHLVVATQRPSVNVVTGIIKANFPARMAFRVTSKIDSRIILDTGGAEQLVGQGDMLLSNGSDILRLQCAFIDTPEVERICKHIQDQKGFSAAYPLPEETNFNVEDDEYLAGDELF